The proteins below come from a single Stomoxys calcitrans chromosome 1, idStoCalc2.1, whole genome shotgun sequence genomic window:
- the LOC106081528 gene encoding uncharacterized protein LOC106081528 — protein sequence MDIEQQQDFLFLLEMCKSPENVFPVGSKDFELTQKWLNYLSTYQCEDRDEMRLVNVYMSHLCSGLVEGKLYGPFLKEPTEGKLQKFVLYAENVETSKDQFLDLPETSTAMGSTESIEQMPNSDQPSSNAYKLNNVEKSLNSKAYETHGHVTAGSTNLYFHVSTGGNQPSSSSCHCPPQYCQCAQNSSSCTCNRTRAGADSTSASRLDEGALCDYLMHELNLTPDFLKGYDAKLNSFLDLCKECNSDEALQAQYLEKFKSAHSQLTAKQDGPAPLKIMSKDICELLEAILSELKGATKPGASYYLERELCRYHKFLMSHSDMAQHLKILSSEMELRLMLLLSLQNDLVKLMCDAMENLSKSN from the exons ATGGACATTGAACAACAACAGGACTTCTTATTCCTTCTTGAAATGTGCAAATCCCCAGAAAATGTCTTTCCCGTGGGTTCAAAGGATTTCGAATTGACACAAAAATGGCTGAATTATTTGTCTACATATCAATGTGAAGATAGAGATGAGATGCGTCTGGTTAACGTGTATATGAGCCATTTGTGTAGCGGTTTGGTGGAAGGAAAATTGTATGGACCATTTCTAAAAGAACCTACAGAGggtaaattgcaaaaatttgttttgtatgcaGAAAATGTTGAGACATCAAAAGATCAGTTCCTGGATTTGCCAGAAACTTCAACTGCCATGGGATCCACGGAATCCATTGAACAAATGCCAAATTCAGATCAGCCTTCTTCTAATGCTTACAAGTTAAATAATGttgaaaaatctttaaattcaAAAG cTTATGAAACCCATGGCCATGTCACTGCCGGCTCCACAAACCTTTACTTTCATGTCTCGACTGGAGGCAACCAGCCATCCTCGTCGTCGTGTCATTGTCCGCCTCAATACTGTCAATGTGCTCAAAATTCCAGCAGTTGCACCTGTAATCGCACAAGGGCTGGAGCCGATTCAACATCTGCTTCGAGACTTGATGAAGGGGCTTTATGTGACTACCTTATGCACGAACTAAATCTTACTCCCGATTTCCTAAAGGGGTACGACGCCAAACTCAACTCATTTTTAGATCTTTGCAAAGAGTGCAACTCAGATGAAGCTCTCCAAGCTCAGTATTTAGAAAAATTCAAGTCTGCCCACAGTCAGTTAACTGCAAAGCAGGATGGACCAGCGCCCTTGAAAATAATGAGTAAGGATATTTGCGAGCTTTTAGAAGCCATATTATCAGAGTTGAAAGGTGCCACAAAACCTGGAGCTAGCTACTATTTGGAACGGGAATTGTGCCGCTACCATAAATTTCTCATGTCCCACTCAGATATGGCACAGCACTTGAAGATTTTGTCATCGGAAATGGAATTGCGTTTGATGCTTTTATTGAGTTTGCAAAACGATTTGGTTAAATTAATGTGCGATGCAATGGAAAACCTTAGCAAatccaattaa